In Flavivirga abyssicola, the following are encoded in one genomic region:
- a CDS encoding MopE-related protein — translation MKKNLLCLLICLIVFYTQAQTPGVSIFYEQSPGDTRGYIEYIPGNLPIIISAPHGGVKQSGSTIGGVFYPDNDSSLPDRSCGTNERDDNTEILVREIQEEIFNLTGCYAHVIINNLHRTKLDPNRAIGEATCGDSDAIDHWNAWHSFIDQASTAVEANWGKGLYIDLHGQSHSIARVELGYNISSSQLNSSDLNGASIINNSTIKNLVSNNLGALNHEQLVRGSESLGAKLKATTATFYNNNVNPGCGVTSGYRTIPSNFDSGASNSCDDTRPFSNAYFAGDYYNNLRHGSGPTASDGTGGGGHIDGIMSEVNRRVRDLGTYKGNFFDSRPQTLVPFAKDYASVILDYIDTHYNDFAKFNYSANSYATTDSDPTPNITGVSRGSFSSTLGLIINSSSGVIDVSASTVGNYVVTYTVGTCGYYKETQNIEITGFTPIASCQNINALLDGAGNVTITAADINDGSSIGNLSINIDRFTCANLGANNVTLTATDPGNSGNTNSCVAIVTVTQPNKPADVVTNETICSGETFTWFGNDYTTNQTGTIIVNDGCTANQVLNLTVTPKPSDVVTNETICSGETFTWFGNDYTTNQTGTTIVNDGCTANQVLNLTVTPKPADVVTNETICSGETFTWFGNDYTTNQTGTTIVNDGCTANQVLNLTVTPKPADVVTNETICSGETFTWFGNDYTTNQTGTTIVNDGCTANQVLNLTVTPKPADVVTNETICSGETFTWFGNDYTTNQTGTTIVNDGCTANQVLNLMVTPKPSDVVTNETICSGETFTWFGNDYTTNQTGTTIVNDGCTANQVLNLTVTPKPADIVTNETICSGETFTWFGNDYTTNQTGTTIVNDGCTANQVLNLTVETGLLYYIDNDLDGYGSTTSIMLCSPTAPSGYSTNSNDCNDGAPNINPDATEILNNAIDEDCDGIAQTTLEIDDIDLDNVTISPNPFYNFINIGLPSNLDNNNEFNIEIFDLNGRSIFNKILLSNNGIIKVSKLDNLEQAVYLIKIINKETGISILKRLIRF, via the coding sequence ATGAAAAAAAATCTACTTTGCCTACTAATCTGTTTAATTGTATTTTATACACAGGCTCAAACACCAGGTGTTTCAATTTTTTATGAACAAAGCCCTGGAGATACTAGAGGGTATATAGAATATATTCCAGGTAATTTACCTATAATTATATCTGCGCCACATGGAGGCGTAAAACAATCTGGAAGTACCATAGGTGGCGTTTTTTATCCAGACAACGACTCTTCCCTACCTGATAGGAGTTGTGGAACTAATGAAAGAGATGATAATACTGAAATTTTGGTTAGAGAAATTCAAGAAGAAATTTTTAACTTAACAGGGTGTTATGCTCATGTTATTATCAATAATTTACATCGAACAAAACTAGATCCAAATCGAGCAATAGGTGAAGCGACTTGTGGTGACTCTGACGCCATAGATCATTGGAATGCCTGGCACAGTTTTATTGACCAGGCTAGTACAGCTGTCGAAGCCAATTGGGGGAAAGGTCTTTATATAGATTTACACGGACAAAGCCATTCTATAGCAAGAGTCGAATTAGGCTATAACATCTCTTCTTCTCAATTAAATAGCTCAGATTTAAATGGAGCATCTATTATTAATAATTCTACAATAAAAAACCTTGTTTCTAACAATTTAGGTGCATTAAATCATGAGCAATTAGTAAGAGGTAGCGAAAGTTTGGGTGCTAAATTAAAAGCTACGACTGCTACATTTTACAATAATAATGTAAACCCAGGTTGTGGAGTAACATCAGGATATAGAACCATTCCTAGTAATTTTGATAGTGGTGCATCTAATAGTTGTGATGATACAAGACCCTTTAGCAATGCTTATTTCGCTGGCGATTATTACAATAATTTAAGACATGGTTCAGGACCAACAGCTAGTGACGGAACTGGTGGTGGTGGGCACATAGACGGTATAATGAGTGAAGTAAATAGACGTGTTAGGGATTTAGGCACTTATAAAGGCAACTTTTTTGACTCAAGACCACAAACCTTAGTTCCTTTTGCTAAAGATTATGCTTCTGTAATACTTGATTATATTGATACACATTATAATGATTTTGCAAAGTTTAACTATAGTGCAAATAGTTATGCTACTACAGATAGTGATCCAACTCCAAATATTACCGGAGTTTCTAGGGGAAGTTTTTCCAGCACTTTAGGTTTAATAATAAATAGTTCTTCAGGAGTCATTGATGTTTCTGCTTCAACAGTTGGAAATTATGTTGTAACCTACACTGTTGGTACTTGTGGCTATTATAAAGAAACTCAAAATATTGAAATTACAGGTTTTACCCCAATTGCATCGTGCCAAAATATTAATGCTTTATTAGATGGAGCTGGTAATGTTACGATTACGGCTGCCGATATCAATGATGGTAGTAGTATTGGTAATTTGTCTATAAATATAGATCGTTTTACTTGTGCTAATCTTGGTGCAAATAATGTAACATTAACTGCTACAGATCCTGGGAATTCTGGAAATACAAATTCTTGTGTTGCTATAGTAACTGTTACCCAACCTAACAAGCCTGCGGATGTTGTTACCAATGAAACCATCTGTTCGGGTGAGACTTTTACGTGGTTTGGTAACGACTATACGACCAATCAAACAGGGACGATCATTGTCAATGATGGATGTACGGCCAATCAGGTATTGAACCTGACGGTCACTCCGAAACCTTCGGATGTTGTTACCAACGAAACCATCTGTTCGGGAGAGACTTTCACGTGGTTCGGTAACGATTATACGACCAATCAAACGGGGACGACCATTGTCAACGATGGATGTACGGCCAACCAGGTATTGAACCTGACGGTTACTCCGAAGCCTGCGGATGTTGTTACCAACGAAACCATCTGTTCGGGTGAGACCTTTACATGGTTCGGTAACGACTATACGACCAATCAAACAGGAACGACCATTGTCAACGATGGATGTACGGCCAACCAGGTATTGAACCTGACGGTCACTCCAAAGCCCGCGGATGTTGTTACCAACGAAACCATCTGTTCGGGTGAGACTTTTACGTGGTTCGGTAACGATTATACGACCAATCAAACGGGAACGACCATTGTCAACGATGGATGTACGGCCAACCAGGTATTGAACCTGACGGTCACTCCGAAGCCCGCGGATGTTGTTACCAACGAAACCATCTGCTCGGGTGAGACCTTTACATGGTTCGGTAACGATTATACGACCAATCAAACGGGGACAACCATTGTCAACGATGGGTGTACGGCCAACCAGGTATTGAACCTGATGGTCACTCCAAAGCCTTCGGATGTTGTTACCAACGAAACTATCTGCTCGGGTGAGACCTTTACATGGTTCGGTAACGATTATACGACCAATCAAACGGGGACGACCATTGTCAATGACGGATGTACGGCAAATCAGGTATTGAACCTGACGGTCACTCCAAAGCCTGCGGATATTGTTACCAATGAAACCATCTGTTCGGGAGAGACCTTTACGTGGTTCGGTAACGATTATACGACCAATCAAACGGGGACGACCATCGTCAATGACGGATGTACTGCCAATCAGGTATTGAACTTGACGGTAGAGACAGGTCTACTATATTATATAGATAACGATTTAGATGGTTATGGTTCTACAACGAGTATCATGTTATGTAGCCCTACTGCACCATCTGGATACTCTACAAATAGTAACGATTGTAATGATGGTGCTCCTAACATTAACCCAGATGCAACTGAAATACTTAATAACGCCATTGATGAAGATTGTGATGGTATTGCTCAAACCACTTTGGAAATAGACGATATAGATTTGGACAATGTGACAATATCCCCAAACCCTTTTTACAATTTTATTAATATTGGACTGCCTTCAAATTTGGATAATAATAATGAATTTAATATCGAAATATTTGATCTAAACGGAAGGAGTATATTCAATAAAATTCTTTTGAGTAACAATGGAATTATTAAAGTTTCAAAGTTGGACAATTTAGAACAAGCTGTTTATCTGATAAAAATCATTAATAAAGAAACAGGAATAAGTATTCTTAAAAGGTTAATTCGATTTTAA